A section of the Neorhizobium galegae bv. orientalis str. HAMBI 540 genome encodes:
- a CDS encoding aldo/keto reductase — translation MRNHAFGRTSFTVSEIGFGAWQIGGSWGDVAEADGAKALEAALDAGVTFIDTADVYGDGRSEKIIAGVLKSRGSNRPMVATKAGRRLSPHVADGYTKANLEGFIDRSLKNLEIDSLDLVQLHCPPTEVLYRPEVFGALDDLRRAGKIKNYGVSVEKVEEALKAIEYPDVTSIQIIYNIFRQRPADLFFREAKQKNVAVIVRVPLASGLLSGKITRDTAFAKDDHRNFNRHGDAFDVGETFAGVPFEVGLQAVEEVRKLVPQGASMAAFALKWILMNEAVTVVIPGARNEAQARGNAAAAELAALSADVMTATKEIYARLVAPHVHQRW, via the coding sequence ATGAGAAACCACGCGTTCGGACGCACATCCTTCACCGTCAGCGAGATCGGTTTCGGCGCCTGGCAGATCGGCGGCTCCTGGGGCGACGTCGCCGAAGCGGACGGTGCCAAGGCGCTGGAAGCGGCGCTCGATGCCGGTGTCACCTTCATCGACACCGCCGACGTTTATGGCGACGGCCGTTCGGAAAAGATCATTGCCGGGGTCCTGAAATCGCGCGGCAGCAATCGCCCGATGGTCGCGACCAAGGCCGGTCGGCGTCTCAGCCCGCATGTCGCCGACGGCTATACCAAGGCCAATCTCGAAGGCTTCATCGACCGCAGCCTCAAGAATCTCGAAATCGACAGCCTCGACCTCGTGCAGCTCCACTGCCCGCCGACCGAAGTACTCTACCGGCCCGAAGTCTTTGGCGCGCTCGATGATCTGCGCCGCGCTGGCAAGATCAAGAACTACGGGGTCAGCGTCGAGAAGGTCGAGGAAGCGCTGAAGGCGATCGAATATCCCGACGTCACCAGCATCCAGATCATCTACAACATCTTTCGCCAGCGCCCGGCGGACCTGTTCTTCAGGGAGGCCAAGCAGAAGAACGTCGCGGTCATCGTCCGCGTGCCGCTCGCAAGCGGGCTGTTGTCCGGCAAGATCACCCGCGATACGGCGTTCGCCAAGGACGACCATCGCAACTTCAACCGGCATGGCGACGCCTTCGATGTTGGCGAGACTTTTGCCGGTGTACCGTTCGAAGTCGGCCTCCAGGCGGTCGAGGAAGTCCGCAAACTGGTGCCGCAGGGAGCGTCGATGGCGGCTTTCGCGCTGAAATGGATCCTGATGAACGAGGCGGTCACCGTCGTCATTCCGGGCGCCCGCAACGAGGCGCAGGCCAGGGGCAATGCGGCAGCGGCCGA
- a CDS encoding metallophosphoesterase family protein, with product MTSFRFIHAADLHLGSPFQGLALKDAAIAELFIEASRRAFSGLVDQAVERKVDFFIVAGDVYDGDWKDNKIGLFFNREVARLERAGIPVFLLKGNHDAESVITKTITLPKNVSEFPVNKPGSFKLDHLKVALHGQGFAERSAVDNLALAYPKPEAGWFNIGVLHTSLTGREPHAPYAPCSVEDLRSRGYDYWALGHVHDFEIVAEDPLVVFPGNLQGRSIREQGAKGAVLVTVEDSRITHERIITDSARFAELVVAVEPDDNIPAILRRIENALEDVVERMEGRPLALRIRLTGKSRFRNEVMARAEDFRDEVQAACHRSHQDIWLEKLELRLEPATNGTSVATDMLGLEGLIPMGGFAPELLADANAKIAEITARLPGGIGAGDLALGDDAEALLAEARDLLLSRAARAG from the coding sequence ATGACCTCCTTCCGATTCATTCACGCCGCAGACCTGCATCTCGGCAGTCCCTTCCAGGGGCTGGCGCTGAAGGATGCCGCGATCGCCGAACTGTTCATCGAGGCGAGCCGCAGGGCATTTTCAGGCCTGGTCGACCAGGCGGTCGAACGCAAGGTGGACTTCTTTATCGTCGCCGGCGACGTCTATGACGGCGACTGGAAGGACAACAAGATCGGCCTGTTCTTCAACCGCGAAGTGGCGCGGCTGGAGCGTGCCGGCATCCCGGTCTTCCTCCTGAAGGGCAATCACGACGCCGAAAGCGTCATCACCAAAACGATTACGTTGCCGAAGAATGTCAGCGAGTTCCCGGTCAACAAACCGGGCAGCTTCAAGCTCGATCATTTGAAGGTTGCGCTGCACGGCCAGGGTTTTGCCGAGCGCTCGGCGGTCGATAACCTGGCGCTGGCCTATCCGAAGCCGGAAGCGGGCTGGTTCAACATCGGCGTGCTGCACACCTCGCTCACGGGCCGCGAGCCGCATGCGCCTTACGCCCCGTGCTCGGTCGAGGACCTGCGCTCGCGCGGTTACGACTACTGGGCGCTTGGCCACGTGCATGATTTCGAGATCGTCGCCGAAGACCCGCTGGTTGTCTTCCCGGGCAATCTCCAGGGTCGTTCGATCCGCGAACAGGGGGCGAAGGGCGCGGTATTGGTGACCGTCGAGGACAGTCGTATCACCCATGAGCGGATCATCACCGACAGCGCCCGCTTTGCCGAACTCGTGGTCGCGGTCGAACCGGACGACAACATCCCGGCGATTCTGCGCCGCATCGAGAATGCGCTGGAAGATGTCGTCGAGCGGATGGAAGGCCGGCCCTTGGCGCTGCGCATCCGCCTGACGGGCAAAAGCCGCTTCCGCAACGAAGTCATGGCCCGCGCCGAGGATTTTCGCGATGAGGTGCAGGCGGCCTGCCATCGCTCTCACCAGGATATCTGGCTCGAAAAGCTGGAACTGCGGCTCGAACCGGCAACAAACGGGACGAGCGTCGCGACCGACATGCTCGGCCTCGAAGGCCTCATCCCGATGGGCGGCTTCGCCCCGGAACTGCTCGCCGATGCCAACGCCAAGATCGCCGAGATCACCGCCCGCCTGCCGGGCGGCATCGGCGCCGGCGATCTGGCGCTCGGCGACGATGCCGAAGCGCTGCTGGCCGAGGCCCGCGATCTCCTGCTCTCGCGTGCGGCGAGGGCTGGCTGA